A stretch of Aspergillus nidulans FGSC A4 chromosome VI DNA encodes these proteins:
- a CDS encoding uncharacterized protein (transcript_id=CADANIAT00009823), whose protein sequence is MIQPISWQLSVNMLFSSVLVAIALACLSTLCHQTMDRFLPINGDLLPHIGQRRASDDAQNREISSRPTNPALSMTERTAFNTQAYTVYGYSSPGGVQINESDLLDMVSCRSRALMHCSVHPVPMKKTIFVMSCCGLARRSGKDMIGSRLADC, encoded by the exons ATGatccaacccatttcttggcagCTTAGCGTG AACATGCTGTTTAGCAGCGTTCTTGTTGCCATCGCCCTAGCCTGCCTGTCAACTCTCTGCCACCAAACCATGGACCGCTTCCTCCCTATCAACGGGGACCTTCTCCCTCATATTGGGCAACGAAGAGCATCAGACGATGCACAGAACCGGGAGATCTCAAGCCGGCCCACAAACCCTGCTCTCTCAATGACAGAACGGACCGCCTTCAACACCCAAGCATACACGGTCTACGGCTACTCGTCCCCCGGCGGCGTTCAAATTAATGAGTCTGACCTCCTTGACATGGTTTCCTGTCGCTCCCGCGCTCTCATGCATTGCAGCGTGCACCCAGtaccgatgaagaagacaattTTTGTAATGTCCTGCTGCGGACTGGCGCGACGTTCTGGAAAAGACATGATTG GTTCCAGGCTCGCAGACTGCTGA
- a CDS encoding uncharacterized protein (transcript_id=CADANIAT00009824): protein MASDESKETHVQYGSEEGSIDRTQTADDGERSQIFDSDSQHPKVPRLLYDFRLENTRLIMVLVGFGMSFVGSQIQPLLFAPIFPLVSSSFNASNLLFWFTCTQQIATGVVAPFSGSLADLFGRKSITLAGILSAMVGMILCAASPSAGGYLAGQVFNGFGIAVQELMAIAAIAEIVPTRYRGYYIAAVVASFLPFAPGSLYGALIAQHNWRYCACMVAIWNLLTAGMIWWFYNPPPRTNTAGLSKIEKVKRIDSIGGLIMTAGLVFLLISLNWGGQQYPWNEAKVIAFLTLGIALLILFFVYEKFFAAYPMFPSTLLRHPRTFTALMVVILLAGINYVALLVFWVLEAVSVFDSSQFELGVRTMPYGFCIVGGAIISAILISAFKGHLRLIMTGFCVVQVTPLTQAGIGCMAAIRTSDISTVWAPLIFSLLGIGGVLVPNQIIVTIICPDDLLATATCLTACLRAVGQVIGTSIFFNQFTSALVANTYSHVVPAAIEAKFYQFNMIAPMMETLVTTPWKEWVVTVKDTITPEQATILHTAVVEAFRLAFERVWYISIGFGVAAVLASVLIEDLGALMDGHIAVKYL, encoded by the exons atggccagtGACGAAAGCAAAGAAACGCATGTCCAGTATGGAAGTGAGGAAGGAAGTATCGACCGAACCCAAACAGCAGACGATGGGGAGAGAAGCCAGATCTTTGACAGTGATAGCCAGCACCCAAAGGTACCCCGACTCTTATACGATTTCAGA CTCGAGAATACTCGCCTAATAATGGTCCTCGTCGGCTTCGGCATGTCCTTCGTCGgctcccagatccagccgcTCCTGTTCGCCCCCATCTTCCCTCTCGTCTCATCTTCCTTCAACGCCTCAAaccttctcttctggttCACATGCACACAGCAGATTGCGACCGGTGTGGTGGCTCCATTTTCAGGGTCCTTGGCCGACCTATTTGGACGCAAGTCCATCACGCTGGCTGGGATCCTGTCTGCCATGGTCGGGATGATCCTCTGCGCTGCAAGTCCATCAGCCGGCGGGTACCTGGCCGGGCAAGTCTTCAATGGGTTTGGAATCGCAGTGCAGGAACTCATGGCCATTGCGGCAATCGCCGAGATTGTCCCTACCCGGTACAGAGGCTACTACATTGCAGCCGTGGTAGCGAGCTTCCTCCCCTTCGCGCCGGGAAGTCTCTACGGCGCATTGATCGCGCAACACAACTGGCGGTACTGTGCGTGTATGGTAGCGATCTGGAATCTTCTGACAGCTGGGATGATCTGGTGGTTTTATAACCCACCTCCCCGTACGAACACGGCCGGCTTAAGCAAGATCGAAAAAGTGAAACGCATTGACTCCATCGGCGGGCTAATCATGACTGCTGGCCTGGTTTTCCTTCTTATATCGCTGAACTGGGGAGGGCAGCAGTATCCCTGGAACGAGGCAAAAGTCATTGCCTTCCTGACGCTTGGGATCGCGCTGCTGATCCTGTTTTTCGTATATGAAAAGTTTTTCGCAGCGTACCCCATGTTCCCTTCGACGTTACTGAGACACCCAAGGACGTTCACGGCGCTCATGGTGGTTATTCTCCTCGCAGGGATTAACTATGTTGCCCTGCTGGTCTTCTGGGTCCTTGAAGCAGTGAGCGTGTTTGATTCCAGCCAGTTTGAGCTCGGGGTTCGGACCATGCCGTACGGATTCTGTATTGTTGGCGGTGCTATCATCTCTGCCATTTTGATTTCAGCATTTAAGGGGCATCTGCGACTTATCATGACGGGATTCTGCGTGGTTCAAGTG ACTCCACTGACACAGGCAGGAATTGGTTGCATGGCCGCTATCAGGACCTCTGACATCTCCACTGTTTGGGCGCCCCTGATCTTCAGCCTTCTGGGCATCGGCGGTGTCCTCGTTCCAAATCAGATCATCGTGACGATAATCTGCCCTGACGACCTCCTCGCAACCGCAACGTGTCTGACAGCATGTCTCCGCGCCGTAGGTCAGGTCATCGGCACAAGTATCTTCTTCAATCAGTTTACGTCTGCGCTGGTCGCGAATACGTATAGTCATGTTGTGCCGGCGGCGATCGAGGCAAAATTCTATCAGTTCAATATGATAgcgccgatgatggagaCGCTTGTTACGACGCCCTGGAAGGAGTGGGTGGTTACTGTTAAGGATACAATTACCCCTGAACAGGCGACTATTCTGCATACTGCTGTCGTCGAGGCGTTCAGACTTGCGTTCGAAAGGGTGTGGTATATATCGATTGGATTTGGCGTCGCAGCTGTGCTGGCCAGCGTGTTGATAGAGGACCTGGGTGCGTTGATGGACGGGCATATTGCCGTGAAGTATCTCTAG
- a CDS encoding O-methyltransferase (transcript_id=CADANIAT00009825) — MSTPSASQNPVDAPPHVLELLFKLHKKSLEQEAAIAQSKEGKIFSASVIKDLGDNRPKEDTIAEFDKLMLDKFIALDEDKCQFTYQLITAMGATNVVEAGTSFGVSTIYLALAVAKTKAAMGKPGVVIATEKEKQKAQIARDYWRQCGDEVESQIDLREGDLLETLKENLPEVDLLLLDIWSKLALPTLKTVQPRLRHGAVVLADNTISGAEGYADLLAYLRDPNSGFRNMTLPFTNGFEMCVYLPERK, encoded by the exons ATGTCCACGCCTTCAGCCTCCCAAAACCCCGTCGACGCCCCACCACACGTTCTGGAACTTCTCTTCAAGCTTCACAAAAAGTCTCTCGAGCAGGAAGCTGCCATTGCCCAGTCCAAGGAAGGCAAGATATTCTCCGCCAGCGTCATCAAGGACCTGGGAGACAACCGCCCCAAGGAAGACACAATTGCCGAGTTCGACAAGTTGATGCTGGACAAGTTTATCGCCCTCGACGAAGACAAGTGCCAGTTCACCTACCAGTTGATTACCGCCATGGGGGCCACAAACGTCGTTGAGGCGGGCACTAGCTTCGGTGTCAGCACGATCTACCTAGCGCTTGCGGTCGCAAAGACCAAGGCGGCGATGGGCAAGCCAGGCGTGGTCATTGCGaccgagaaggagaagcaaaaggcTCAAATTGCGAGGGATTACTGGAGGCAGTGCGGCGACGAAGTCGAGAGCCAGATAGATCTTCGAGAGGGGGACCTGCTGGAGACATTGAAGGAGAATCTGCCCGAGGTGGATTTGCTCTTGTTGGACA TCTGGTCGAAGCTCGCTCTGCCAACTCTGAAGACAGTCCAGCCTCGTCTCCGGCATGGCGCCGTAGTCCTGGCTGACAACACCATCTCTGGCGCCGAGGGGTATGCCGACCTTCTTGCCTACCTCAGAGATCCAAATAGCGGATTCCGCAACATGACGCTGCCTTTTACAAATGGGTTTGAGATGTGCGTGTACCTGCCGGAGCGGAAGTGA
- a CDS encoding uncharacterized protein (transcript_id=CADANIAT00009826): protein MSTTNVSIIGAGLSGLALALALQQQSNVCTLYEARPATLDIGGALMLTPNALRILDSIGIYARLKDNGYSFDSSTSLPRPQAVDSYEFGGEANKFTRVLEETPYDVIFEFEDETTATATILVGADGDWHQRCHPDLPTQIARAVRPSRDYQDHGAFIITPQQPDRSEVFIGRQKRAPELDREGWAGIMLCQILLVIRTSYRGEDCRFHGPRRCGLPAPHLACSEHYRGSGCSSHTGCVAWTSLPVFNSGVCEAVAKKDLASEFELCRGPGEQCRSGLSVYDGHSGAESWDDGAASYLSRTVCGHGRILYIMAASHLNSS, encoded by the exons ATGTCGACAACAAATGTAAGCATTATTGGTGCTGGTCTCTCTGGCCTAGCCCTTGCCCTCGCCCTTCAGCAACAATCTAACGTATGCACGCTTTATGAAGCCCGCCCTGCAACCCTCGATATTGGGGGCGCACTCATGCTCACCCCCAACGCGCTGCGTATCCTCGACTCTATAGGCATCTACGCCCGCCTCAAGGACAACGGCTATAGCTTCGACAGCTCTACTTCACTCCCACGACCGCAAGCCGTCGACAGCTACGAGTTCGGCGGGGAGGCAAA TAAATTCACCCGCGTGCTCGAAGAAACACCATATGATGTGATATTCGAGTTTGAGGACGAGACTACCGCAACAGCGACCATCCTTGTCGGTGCAGATG GCGATTGGCATCAACGCTGCCATCCCGACCTCCCAACTCAAATTGCCCGAGCGGTACGACCTTCCCGTGACTATCAGGACCATGGGgcattcatcatcaccccGCAGCAGCCAGACAGGAGCGAGGTGTTCATCGGGCGGCAGAAGCGCGCACCTGAACTGGACCGGgaaggctgggctgggatcATGCTGTGCCAGATCCTGCTCGTTATCCGCACATCGTATCGGGGAGAAGATTGCCGTTTTCATGGCCCTCGGCGCTGTgggcttccagctcctcacctAGCTTGTTCCGAGCATTATCGAGGAAGCGGTTGCAGTAGCCATACTGGGTGTGTTGCTTGGACCAGTCTTCCCGTGTTCAACAGCGGTGTTTGTGAAGCTGTTGCCAAGAAGGATCTAGCTTCAGAGTTTGAGCTTTGTCGCGGCCCTGGGGAGCAGTGCAGGAGCGGCCTTTCCGTTTATGACGGGCATTCTGGCGCAGAGAGTTGGGACGATGGTGCTGCATCCTATCTGTCTAGGACTGTATGCGGTCATGGGC GCATACTGTATATCATGGCGGCTTCCCACTTGAATTCTTCATAG
- a CDS encoding uncharacterized protein (transcript_id=CADANIAT00009827) → MATYLITGASRGLGLELAAQLAASPPSEVSLVFATARDISASGLIGLAKKFSERIVPVQLDPSDPESLRAAVALVDNHLRSRGLDVLINNSGVQPITPGKIEMASSTLGSISLSSQFSGSPAHAYKISKAAMNMMTVQYALQYADEGFTVFAVSPGVSPHPFSRLRRASETLTASTKWLRTDMGGQCADLPVETGAEQVLKCVNNVGKELNGRFLNIHVPGWENAPGPNQYPGGDAPW, encoded by the exons ATGGCAACATATCTCATCACCGGCGCGTCGCGCGGCCTTGGCCTAGAGCTTGCGGCCCAGCTGGCCGCATCGCCCCCGTCCGAAGTCAGCCTTGTATTCGCCACCGCGCGAGATATCAGCGCCAGCGGTCTAATAGGCCTGGCGAAAAAGTTCTCAGAAAGAATCGTTCCCGTTCAGCTGGACCCCAGCGACCCGGAGAGTTTACGCGCCGCGGTTGCACTAGTCGACAACCATCTTCGAAGTAGAGGGCTGGACGTGCTCATCAACAATTCCGGGGTGCAACCTATCACTCCTGGAAAAATTGAGATGGC TTCGAGCACCCTAGGATCAATCTCCCTCAGCTCCCAGTTCTCAGGGAGTCCAGCCCACGCATACAAGATATCCAAGGCCGCGATGAATATGATGACAGTGCAGTACGCCCTTCAGTACGCAGACGAGGGGTTCACCGTGTTTGCGGTCAGTCCTGGTGTAAGCCCTCACCCCTTTTCCAGACTTCGGCGAGCCTCAGAAACACTAACAGCATCAACTAAGTGGCTTCGCACAGATATGGGTGGCCAGTGCGCCGACCTCCCTGTCGAAACAGGCGCAGAGCAAGTTCTGAAGTGCGTGAATAATGTTGGAAAAGAACTCAACGGGCGCTTTCTGAATATCCACGTTCCTGGCTGGGAGAATGCACCAGGTCCAAATCAGTACCCGGGAGGTGATGCGCCTTGGTAG
- a CDS encoding sugar porter family MFS transporter (transcript_id=CADANIAT00009828): protein MDPVDVAAEEERKKSLYKNRWRHVLDNPKLLLIAFFASLGGFEYGYQQGVLGQSLVMYRFNDNFPSVVNSTSATGWLTSVLQLGGLVGSLSAGILGEVFSRKYTMFMADSLLVLALEHSAVLGKEYLSLGMMIAFWVGYGSNLHMGGTGSTQSNLAWQLPSIIQGIPAALLLLGIWFLPFSPRWLAKRGRDEEARETLAYIRNLPVDHPMIDLEHKEIKAETLFEQRAFAKAFPGLAEKEKQSVVMRELAQYWHILRKWDAFKRVATAWLVMFFQQWSGIDAILYYASNVFQDLGLTGGTTALLATGVTGVVFLVFTMPGMLLIDKAGRKPMLIAGSVAMWIFMVIVAILVAKFRHDWPGHPVAGWVAVVCVWLYVGAFGATWGPVSWTLVSEIFPLSIRSKGAAFGASSNWLNNFAVAFYTPEMFNMWAFGTYIWFAGFLTVGIFWVWFFLPETKGATLEEMDRVFKSRTGAEDAAMLAQARADVGLDHHVVQMAEKAAMGSVHVDDGRFSQEERA from the exons ATGGATCCCGTTGATGTTgccgctgaggaagagcgcAAGAAGTCGCTATACAAAAATCGATGGCGCCATGTCCTGGATAACCCGAAGCTGCTGTTGATTGCCTTTTTCGCATC GTTGGGAGGGTTTGAGTACGGTTATCAGCAA GGAGTGCTTGGCCAGTCGCTAGTGATGTATCGGTTCAACGACAACTTCCCATCTGTGGTCAACTCAACCAGCGCTACCGGTTGGCTGACTTCTGTGCTTCAACTTGGTGGTCTCGTCGGTTCCCTATCTGCGGGTATCCTTGGAGAGGTCTTCTCGAGAAAGTATACCATGTTCATGGCCG ATTCTTTACTGGTGTTGGCGTTGGAACATTCAGCGGTGTTGGGTAAAGAATAT CTAAGTCTG GGCATGATGATCGCCTTCTGGGTGGGCTACGGTAGCAATCTGCACATGGGCGGCACTGGCTCAACGCAATCGAATCTAGCCTGGCAGCTCCCATCAATCATTCAAGGAATACCTGctgcccttcttctgcttgggATCTGGTTTCTGCCGTTCTCTCCGCGTTGGCTGGCCAAGAGAGGtcgagacgaagaagcaagaGAAACCCTCGCGTATATCCGCAACCTTCCTGTTGACCACCCCATGATAGACTTGGAACACAAAGAGATCAAGGCTGAGACGCTTTTCGAACAGCGCGCATTTGCTAAAGCCTTTCCCgggctggcggagaaggagaaacaaaGCGTCGTCATGCGCGAGCTGGCGCAGTACTGGCATATCCTACGCAAGTGGGACGCGTTTAAGCGCGTTGCAACAGCGTGGCTTGTCATGTTTTTCCAGCAGTGGTCTGGCATTGACGCTATCCTCTACTATGCCTCGAATGTGTTTCAGGATCTGGGTCTCACTGGCGGAACAACCGCACTGCTGGCAACCGGAGTCACTGGAGTCGTCTTTCTCGTGTTTACCATGCCTGGTATGCTTCTTATTGACAAGGCCGGCAGGAAACCCATGTTGATTGCCGGGTCCGTGGCTATGTGGATCTTCATGGTCATCGTCGCCATCCTAGTCGCCAAGTTCAGACACGACTGGCCCGGTCATCCCGTCGCAGGTTGGGTGGCTGTAGTTTGCGTTTGGCTTTATGTAGGCGCGTTCGGCGCTACATGGGGCCCTGTTAGTTGGACACTAGTCTCTGAAATTTTCCCTCTCTCAATTCGCTCCAAGGGTGCGGCATTCGGGGCATCTAGTAACTGG CTCAACAACTTCGCCGTTGCATTCTACACCCCCGAAATGTTCAATATGTGGGCATTTGGAACGTACATCTGGTTTGCAGGCTTCTTGACTGTTGGTatcttctgggtctggttcTTCCTGCCCGAGACCAAGGGCGCTACGTTAGAGGAGATGGATCGAGTCTTCAAGAGCCGCACTGGAGCAGAGGACGCAGCTATGCTCGCACAGGCTCGCGCCGACGTCGGACTCGATCATCATGTCGTGCAGatggccgagaaggccgCGATGGGCAGCGTGCatgtggatgatggaaggttCTCGCAGGAAGAGAGGGCTTAA
- a CDS encoding uncharacterized protein (transcript_id=CADANIAT00009829), whose amino-acid sequence MNTTRRRLAVADLAAFMRTFRGSGRLTTQLALRDPLKVIAARHIVNAKAIRDNLEDIRGPELSFNRYKRRSERVEGGRPWLPT is encoded by the exons ATGAACACGACAAGAAGACGGCTTGCAG TGGCGGACCTGGCAGCATTCATGCGGACTTTTCGCGGAAGTGGGCGTTTGACGACACAGTTGGCACTTCGGGATCCCCTAAAGGTGATTGCAGCCCGGCACATTGTCAATGCAAAAGCAATTCGTGATAACCTGGAGGACATTCGAGGACCTGAGCTCTCATTCAATCGTTACAAGCGCCGAAGTGAGAGGGTCGAGGGAGGCAGGCCTTGGCTTCCCACGTGA
- a CDS encoding putative MFS pantothenate transporter (transcript_id=CADANIAT00009830), giving the protein MWWAKDPETKLLVKIDWFILSFCCVTYFFNYLDRSNLTNAYVSGMEEELSFRGNQLNQINTVFTVGYILGQIPSNLALTYLRPRIFFPAMILCWGCLTMVTAAVHNPQGIMAIRFFLGVAEASTFSGTHFILGSWYTERELGKRSGIFTASGLAGQMFGGFIQTGIHSSLDGAAGLSGWRWLFIIDGLITLPVALYGAFLFPDTPATTQAPYLTSSERALAVSRLPVAKHAPIFNRTFLKNLFKTWYWWAFVILWVIAGETESFSSNSLLALYMKSHPTNHYSIAQLNNYPTGVPAVGIVSTLFWATLTDFWGGKRYIVGYFIGITGIITPILILTRFDSTATVFGAYYWAGAVYACQATFFAWCNDAMRMQEERHRSVVIASMNLGNNAVNAWWSILFYSADLAPRFTRGMYAMIGCSVALIIWVTAILLKTLQEDKASSRLQSPAVPTETGRDVEKST; this is encoded by the exons ATGTGGTGGGCGAAGGACCCAGAGACAAAGCTACTCGTCAAGATCGATTGGTTTATCTTGTCTTTCTGCTGCGTGACTTATTTCTTCAACTATCTGGATCGCTCCAACCTGACCAACGCGTATGTAAGTGGCATGGAGGAAGAGCTCTCCTTCCGGGGCAATCAGTTGAATCAAATAAACACTGTTTTCACTGTCGGCTATATACTCGGTCAAATCCCCTCTAATCTGGCGCTGACCTACTTGCGTCCACGCATATTTTTCCCTGCTATGATTCTCTGCTGGGGTT GTCTAACAATGGTCACCGCGGCTGTCCACAACCCACAAGGCATAATGGCGATACGCTTTTTCCTAGGAGTGGCCGAAGCAAGCACTTTCAGTGGCACTCATTTTATACTCGGGTCATGGTATACCGAGCGTGAACTAGGCAAAAGGAGCGGGATCTTTACTGCAAGCGGGCTCGCGGGCCAAATGTTCGGTGGTTTCATCCAAACTGGGATCCATTCGTCGTTAGATGGTGCTGCAGGGCTGTCCGGCTGGAGATGGCTTTTCATA ATTGATGGCCTGATAACCCTTCCTGTTGCATTGTACGGAGCTTTCTTGTTTCCTGATACTCCAGCCACAACCCAAGCTCCATACCTTACATCCTCAGAGCGAGCTTTGGCCGTGTCCCGATTGCCGGTAGCGAAGCATGCCCCGATATTTAACCGAACATTCCTGAAAAACCTATTCAAGACCTGGTATTGGTGGGCGTTTGTCATTCTTTGGGTGATTGCAGGCGAGACGGAGTCATTCTCGTCCAATTCTTTGTTGGCACTTTACATGAAGTCGCACCCCACAAACCATTACTCCATTGCCCAGCTTAACAACTACCCTACTGGCGTGCCCGCTGTTGGAATTGTCTCTACACTGTTCTGGGCGACGCTTACTGATTTTTGGGGGGGTAAGCGGTATATTGTGGGTTATTTTATCGGCATTACTGGCATCATCACGCCGATACTTATTCTGACTCGGTTTGACTCAACCGCTACAGTCTTTGGTGCATACTATTGGGCCGGAGCCGTTTATGCTTGCCAAGCAACCTTTTTCGCATGGTGTAATGATGCGATGAGGATGCAGGAGGAACGGCATCGTTCTGTTGTGATTGCTAGCATGAATCTGGGCAACAATGCTGTCAATGCTTGGTGGAGCATTCTGTTCTACTCGGCAGATCTGGCGCCGCGATTCACCCGCGGGATGTATGCAATGATCGGTTGTTCAGTAGCATTGATTATTTGGGTTACAGCTATCCTCTTGAAGACTTTACAGGAGGACAAGGCCTCTTCAAGGCTCCAATCTCCAGCAGTGCCGACAGAAACGGGCAGGGATGTCGAGAAGTCCACCTGA
- a CDS encoding magnesium transporter CorA family protein (transcript_id=CADANIAT00009831), with product MKPFKLPWRVPKTAKEPQIISDEKDLIPPEPTQLTFFSSQLDSCIQASSLDDLKALYEPLCPLLEDRTYGGLWWLDVTAPSEDDIETLSRIFNLHPLTTEDIKIRETREKIELFGPYYFLSLRPARRVESDEGVRTSPINVYAVVFRDGVLSFSMGSNPHVGHVRSRIKEHQSHLYLTSDWICYALIDDIVDGFAPFISRVEQGVDTMEDSVSITRPDDIGLALQQIYRCRKEVLHIRQLLNDKTDVIRCFARHCDAFGASPSQVGLYLSDIQDHVLTMMANLDAAEQMLSRGQSKYLSQLSFDSTRMRNQISHALSRLTVIAGIVVPLQFVTGLFGMNVTVPAQADKADSLTAWFSILGVLVALVVVFFVVARRLRIL from the exons ATGAAACCATTCAAGCTTCCCTGGAGGGTCCCCAAGACCGCCAAAGAGCCGCAGATAATCAGTGATGAAAAGGATTTGATCCCCCCAGAGCCTACGCAattgaccttcttctcctcgcaACTGGATTCCTGTATCCAGGCCTCGAGCCTCGACGATCTCAAAGCCCTCTACGAACCGCTTTGCCCGCTTCTCGAGGATAGAACGTACGGAGGACTGTGGTGGCTGGATGTGACGGCACCTTCCgaagatgatatcgagaCGCTCTCACGCATCTTCAATCTGCACCCGCTGACAacggaagatatcaagatTCGGGAGACACGGGAGAAGATCGAATTATTTGGACCCTACTACTTTCTATCCTTGCGTCCCGCCCGCCGGGTAGAATCAGATGAAGGAGTGCGCACTTCGCCAATCAACGTCTATGCAGTCGTGTTCCGCGATGGTGtcctcagcttctcaatGGGCAGCAATCCCCACGTCGGCCACGTCCGAAGTCGAATCAAGGAGCACCAGAGTCATTTATACTTGACCAGTGACTGGATTTGTTATGCACTCAT TGATGACATCGTCGACGGCTTCGCTCCGTTCATTAGCCGAGTTGAACAGGGCGTAGACACAATGGAGGATAGCGTATCTATCACCCGGCCTGACGACATCGGACTAGCTCTTCAGCAGATCTACCGTTGCCGAAAGGAGGTTCTCCACATCCGCCAGCTGCTGAACGACAAAACAGACGTCATTCGTTGCTTTGCCCGCCACTGCGATGCCTTTGGTGCTTCTCCGTCCCAAGTGGGGCTCTACCTTAGTGACATCCAGGACCACGTCTTGACAATGATGGCCAACCTCGACGCAGCCGAGCAGATGCTCTCGCGCGGACAGTCAAAGTACCTCAGCCAGTTATCGTTCGACTCGACTCGCATGCGGAACCAGATCTCGCATGCCCTCAGTCGGCTAACGGTCATCGCCGGCATAGTCGTGCCTCTCCAGTTCGTCACCGGTCTCTTTGGAATGAACGTCACCGTTCCAGCGCAGGCCGACAAAGCGGACAGCTTGACGGCATGGTTCAGCATTCTTGGTGTGCTTGTCGCGCTGGTTGTGGTATTCTTTGTCGTAGCCCGGAGGCTGCGTATTCTATGA